A genomic region of Candidatus Thermoplasmatota archaeon contains the following coding sequences:
- a CDS encoding DUF373 family protein, with amino-acid sequence MKTLVLCIDRDDDLGRKTGIESPVIGRERNMNAAEKLALADPEDSDVNCMFSAISTYDKLSGDVEIATICGSKDVGPTSDIILAGKLDKVLEKIKPDGVILITDGEEDEYILPIIQSRIKVDAIKRVVVKQSETLEGTYYIISKFMEDEKMQRKFMLPIALVLFLWGLSALLGSPTWGFATILLVLGAYLMVKILHLQGFATNIGKEIYAGLRSGKISLFSNLLALFIMISAIVSAYNVVSTLEPAPQGVFEYIIQFMDEIVWWFILSVLISAAGRFTDTYFKEKKILWGYVILPFSLFAFGLIFSASLDMLIEITINAKPLLSLLNMPFLTTIIGGVLIAFIGTVLYHIAEDIYGKEEVQKN; translated from the coding sequence ATGAAAACTCTGGTTCTTTGCATAGATAGGGACGATGACTTGGGGAGAAAGACAGGTATAGAATCACCTGTCATAGGCAGGGAAAGGAATATGAATGCGGCAGAGAAGCTTGCATTGGCCGACCCCGAAGATTCGGACGTAAACTGTATGTTTTCGGCAATATCCACGTATGATAAGTTGAGCGGGGATGTCGAAATAGCCACCATATGTGGGAGTAAGGACGTTGGGCCCACCTCCGACATAATACTTGCAGGGAAATTGGATAAGGTGCTGGAAAAAATAAAGCCAGATGGAGTAATATTGATAACAGATGGAGAGGAAGACGAATATATTTTGCCCATTATCCAATCACGAATTAAAGTAGATGCGATAAAAAGAGTTGTGGTCAAACAGAGTGAAACTCTTGAAGGGACATATTACATTATCTCCAAATTTATGGAAGACGAAAAAATGCAAAGGAAATTTATGCTTCCCATAGCTCTTGTTCTATTTCTGTGGGGATTGTCCGCCCTTCTGGGATCTCCCACCTGGGGATTTGCCACAATTTTGCTTGTTCTCGGTGCATATCTTATGGTGAAGATACTCCATCTCCAGGGATTTGCCACGAATATAGGAAAGGAGATATATGCTGGGTTGAGAAGCGGAAAAATATCCCTCTTTTCAAATTTGCTTGCTCTTTTTATCATGATAAGTGCAATTGTCTCGGCATACAATGTCGTATCGACCCTTGAGCCAGCCCCCCAGGGGGTATTTGAGTATATAATACAATTCATGGACGAAATCGTATGGTGGTTTATTTTATCCGTGCTGATATCGGCAGCGGGCAGATTTACAGATACCTATTTCAAGGAGAAGAAGATTCTATGGGGGTATGTCATCCTTCCATTCTCTCTATTTGCCTTTGGCCTTATTTTTTCAGCATCACTGGATATGCTAATAGAGATAACAATAAATGCGAAGCCTCTGCTCTCTCTGCTGAATATGCCATTTCTCACAACAATTATCGGGGGTGTTTTGATAGCGTTCATCGGAACAGTCCTTTACCATATAGCTGAAGACATTTACGGGAAAGAAGAAGTTCAGAAGAATTAA